Proteins from a genomic interval of Panthera tigris isolate Pti1 chromosome A2, P.tigris_Pti1_mat1.1, whole genome shotgun sequence:
- the RASAL3 gene encoding RAS protein activator like-3: MNPSSPCKASQTQPAASSLLTSYRWHTGGDGEKVAGGSRWGRLAGWGRALSHQEPVVSSQPASRSLFRRVLSSPPKESRTSRLRLSKTLWGRHKSPPLEPEPEPEAPEPEPEPETPAPQIPEAPTPDVPIWNIGAFTLLDGKLVLLGSEEEGPRRPRLGSASSGGSIQVAMGSLRDPDRTPGKTEPEAAGPNQVHNVRGLLKRLKEKKKSRSELGANASRDGPPSALGSRESLATLSELDLGAERDVRVWPLHPSLLEEPHCFQVTWAGGSRCFSCRSAAERDRWMEDLRRHFQPSQDNLEREETWLSVWVHEAKGLPRAAAGTAGVRAELWLDGALLARTAPRAGPGQLFWAERFHFEALPPARRLSLRLRGAGPGGAALGRVVLALEELGVPRAPAAGLERWFPLLGAPAGAALRARIRARRLRVLPSERYKELAEFLTFHYARLCGALEPALSAQAKEELAASMVRVLQATGRAQALVTDLGTAELARSGGREALLFRENTLATKAIDEYMKLVAQDYLQETLGQVVRRLCASTEDCEVDPSKCPPPELPQHQARLRNSCEEVFQNIIHSYNWFPAELGTVFSGWREACKARGSEALGPRLVCASLFLRLLCPAILAPSLFGLAPEHPAPGPARALTLIAKVIQNLANSAPFGEKEAYMGFMNSFLEDHGPAMQQFLDQVAMVDVDAAPSGYQGSSDLALQLAVLHAQLCTIFAELDQATRDSLEPLPTILRAIEEGRPVPVTVPMRLPPPPAQVHGSFSAGEKPGFLAPRDLPKHTPLISKSQSLRSVHGAGSWARPQPDEERPPRLPRPVQRTQSVPAGRPARRRPSAGPRPRPKSSLRAGPAPRGRPWTGASASLPRKPSVPWQRQLDQPRDRDQALGTHRPVGKLELQCEVAALREEQKALSRLVESLGTDIRALMERQEQLQGQLQDLDSRLRQGTSQLDPESGRPSGEDHRLKSLERRLAEMESTQVQLRNVVQSLQLLSRTPGSRSQSLPLKPPCINGDTT, from the exons ATGAACCCATCATCACCGTGCAAGGCCTCCCAAACCCAGCCTGCAGCTTCGTCCCTGCTAACCTCCTACCGCTGGCACACAGGGGGTGATGGGGAGAAAGTAGCTGGAGGGTCCCGCTGGGGCCGACTtgcaggctgggggagggcactAAGCCACCAGGAGCCCGTGGTCAGCAGTCAGCCAGCCTCTCGCTCGCTGTTCCGTCGTGTCCTCTCTTCGCCCCCCAAGGAATCACGCACAAGCCGCCTCCGGCTATCCAagaccctctgggggaggcaTAAGAGCCCACCGCTGGaaccagagccagagccagaggccCCAG AGcctgagccagagccagagaCCCCTGCCCCACAGATCCCGGAGGCCCCCACACCTGACGTACCCATCTGGAACATTGGGGCCTTCACCCTGCTTGATGGGAAGCTGGTGCTGCTTGGCAGTGAGGAGGAG GGTCCTCGCCGGCCCAGGCTGGGGAGTGCTAGCTCTGGGGGCAGCATCCAGGTAGCCATGGGGAGCCTCAGGGATCCAG ATCGGACCCCCGGAAAGACTGAGCCAGAGGCTGCTGGCCCCAACCAGGTCCACAACGTTCGG GGATTGCTCAAGaggctgaaagagaagaaaaagtccaGGTCAGAGCTTGGAGCCAATGCCTCCCGGGATGG GCCTCCCAGTGCTCTGGGCTCTCGGGAATCGCTGGCCACGCTCTCCGAGCTGGACTTGGGTGCTGAGCGGGATGTGCGTGTCTGGCCCCTGCATCCCAGCCTCCTGGAGGAGCCTCACTGTTTCCAG GTAACTTGGGCGGGCGGGAGCCGCTGCTTTTCTTGTCGCTCCGCCGCTGAGAGAGACCGCTGGATGGAGGACCTTCGCCGCCACTTCCAACCCAGCCAG GACAACTTGGAGCGGGAAGAGACGTGGCTGAGCGTGTGGGTGCACGAGGCAAAAGGGCTGCCCCGAGCGGCGGCGGGGACAGCAGGCGTGCGCGCCGAGCTGTGGCTGGACGGCGCGCTGCTGGCGCGCACAGCGCCGCGGGCTGGCCCGGGCCAGCTCTTCTGGGCCGAGCGCTTCCACTTCGAGGCGCTGCCTCCGGCGCGTCGCCTGTCGTTACGGCTGCGCGGAGCTGGCCCAGGGGGAGCGGCGCTGGGCCGCGTGGTACTGGCACTGGAGGAGCTGGGCGTCCCCCGCGCGCCCGCCGCGGGCCTGGAGCGCTGGTTCCCGCTGCTCGGGGCGCCAGCAGGCGCAGCGCTGCGGGCGCGGATCCGGGCGCGGCGCCTGCGCGTGCTGCCGTCGGAGCGCTACAAGGAGCTGGCGGAGTTCCTCACCTTCCACTACGCGCGCCTCTGCGGGGCGCTGGAGCCCGCGTTGTCTGCCCAGGCCAAGGAGGAGCTGGCGGCTTCCATGGTGCGCGTGCTGCAGGCCACCGGCCGGGCGCAG GCACTGGTGACAGATCTGGGCACCGCAGAGCTGGCGCGCAGTGGAGGCCGTGAGGCGCTGCTGTTCCGGGAAAACACATTGGCCACCAAGGCCATCGATGAGTACATGAAGCTGGTGGCACAGGATTACCTCCAAGAGACTCTGG GGCAGGTCGTGCGGCGTCTCTGTGCTTCCACTGAGGACTGTGAAGTGGaccccagcaagtgccctccccCAGAGCTGCCACAGCACCAGGCCAGACTGCGAAACAGTTGTGAGGAAGTCTTCCAAAACATCATCCACTCCTACAA CTGGTTCCCAGCAGAGCTGGGCACTGTGTTCTCAGGCTGGAGAGAAGCATGCAAGGCCCGTGGCTCTGAGGCACTGGGCCCCCGACTGgtgtgtgcctctctcttcctgcGGCTCCTGTGTCCTGCCATCCTGGCACCCAGCCTCTTTGGTCTGGCACCAGAGCACCCCGCACCTGGCCCAGCCCGCGCCCTCACACTGATCGCCAAGGTCATCCAGAACCTCGCCAACAGTGCCCC GTTTGGTGAGAAGGAGGCCTACATGGGCTTCATGAACAGCTTCCTGGAGGATCATGGGCCAGCCATGCAACAATTCCTGGACCAAGTGGCCATGGTGGATGTGGATGCAGCACCCAGTGGTTACCAGGGCAGCAGTGACCTAGCCCTCCAGCTGGCAGTCCTGCACGCCCAGCTCTGTACCATCTTTGCTGAACTTGACCAG GCAACCCGTGACAGCCTGGAACCCCTGCCCACCATCCTGCGAGCCATTGAGGAGGGCCGGCCTGTACCTGTGACTGTGCCGATGCGTCTCCCACCACCCCCGGCCCAAGTTCATGGCAG TTTCTCTGCAGGGGAGAAGCCAGGCTTCCTGGCTCCCCGGGATCTCCCCAAGCACACCCCGCTCATCTCCAAGAGCCAGTCCCTACGCAGCGTTCACGGCGCAGGGAGTTGGGCGCGACCGCAGCCGGACGAAGAGCGGCCCCCGAGGCTGCCCCGGCCGGTGCAGCGCACGCAGAGCGTCCCTGCGGGCCGCCCCGCTCGTCGCCGCCCCTCTGCAGGGCCACGGCCACGACCCAAAAGCTCGCTACGCGCGGGGCCCGCTCCCCGCGGCCGGCCCTGGACCGGGGCCTCAGCATCGTTGCCTCGGAAGCCCTCGGTGCCGTGGCAGCGCCAGCTGGACCAGCCGCGGGACAGAGACCAGGCACTGGGCACGCACCGACCCGTGGGCAAG TTAGAGCTGCAGTGTGAGGTGGCCGCCCTGCGCGAGGAGCAGAAGGCTCTGTCCCGCCTCGTGGAGTCGCTGGGCACCGACATCCGGGCTTTGATGGAGAGGCAGGAGCAGCTTCAGGGCCAGCTGCAAGACCTGGACTCCAGGCTCCGCCAAGG GACCTCGCAGTTGGATCCAGAGAGTGGCCGTCCAAGCGGTGAGGATCACAGGCTGAAAAGTCTG GAGCGCCGCCTGGCTGAGATGGAGAGTACTCAGGTCCAGCTGAGGAATGTGGTGCAAAGCCTGCAGCTTCTTTCAAGAACGCCGGGATCCCGGAGCCAGTCCCTCCCCCTCAAACCACCGTGTATCAACGGAGATACCACCTGA
- the PGLYRP2 gene encoding N-acetylmuramoyl-L-alanine amidase, whose protein sequence is MSLRSWNPTMVAQGVLWVLFGLLLRPEPGTATLPLLMDSVIQALAELEQKVPATKARHTASAWLLLAQESGPRDLVHHFLLEGRSLKATRLDPHQLSPELRGLTKDVVQHGVQAGQEYGVVLAPDGSTVAVEPLLAGLEAGLQGYRVVNLPLDSTASPLDAGATFADTEATVPDVRATSPGFRDALPDVISADVGAMYSNVRAADLDVKPTSPGVRPGSPDVPVTSPDVQAPSPGTKVKSPTTVDSLLVVTLARDLGLAFLQGPQTWSHSGLGTDGCWDQLSAPRTFTLLDSKASPVTMAFLNGALDGALLGDYLSRTPEPQLPLSHLLSQYYGAGVAGNPGLCSNLRRQNGAALTSAPTLTQQVWGALILLQKLEPKHPQLQGMSQEQLAQVATNATKEFTEAFLGCPAIHPRCRWGAAPYRGLPTPLQLPLGFLYVHHTYVPAPPCTDFAHCAADMRSMQRFHQDTRGWDDIGYSFVVGSDGYVYEGRGWHWVGAHTRGHNSRGFGVAFVGNYTAELPAKAALHIVQDVLPGCAVRAGLLRPDYQMLGHRQLVRTDCPGDALFDLLRTWPRFAANVKPRTARRASRRSGRKPPAMILPASDLQ, encoded by the exons ATGTCCCTCAGAAGCTGGAACCCCACAATGGTGGCCCAGGGTGTCCTCTGGGTCCTGTTTGGATTGCTGCTGCGGCCGGAGCCCGGGACAG CaaccctgcccctgctcatggaCTCTGTCATCCAGGCCCTGGCTGAGCTCGAGCAGAAGGTACCAGCCACCAAGGCCAGGCACACTGCTTCTGCATGGCTGCTGTTAGCCCAGGAGTCGGGTCCCCGCGATCTTGTCCATCACTTCCTGCTGGAGGGGCGGAGTCTCAAGGCCACCAGGCTGGATCCCCACCAACTGAGCCCAGAGCTTCGAGGTCTAACCAAGGACGTGGTCCAACATGGTGTTCAGGCCGGGCAGGAATATGGAGTTGTGCTGGCACCCGATGGCTCAACGGTGGCAGTGGAGCCTCTTCTGgcggggctggaggcagggctgcAGGGGTACAGGGTTGTAAACCTGCCCTTGGACAGCACGGCCAGCCCTCTGGATGCGGGAGCCACCTTTGCAGACACTGAAGCCACGGTTCCCGATGTAAGAGCCACATCTCCAGGGTTCAGGGATGCCCTTCCAGATGTCATCTCTGCAGATGTCGGAGCCATGTATTCAAATGTGAGAGCCGCAGATCTAGATGTCAAACCCACCTCTCCAGGTGTTAGACCTGGCTCTCCAGATGTCCCCGTCACCTCTCCGGATGTCCAAGCTCCCTCGCCAGGTACCAAAGTCAAGTCCCCGACCACGGTGGACAGCCTCCTGGTGGTCACCCTGGCCAGAGACCTGGGTCTGGCCTTCCTCCAGGGCCCTCAGACCTGGAGTCATTCAGGCCTGGGAACCGACGGTTGCTGGGACCAGCTATCTGCCCCCCGGACCTTCACACTCTTAGACTCCAAGGCATCGCCAGTCACCATGGCCTTCCTCAACGGTGCCCTGGACGGGGCCCTCCTAGGAGATTATCTAAGCCGAACTCCTGAGCCCCAGCTACCTCTCAGCCACCTACTGAGCCAATACTATGGTGCTGGGGTGGCTGGAAATCCAGGACTTTGCAGCAACCTCCGACGGCAGAACGGAGCTGCTCTGACTTCAGCCCCTACATTGACCCAGCAGGTGTGGGGGGCCCTCATCCTGCTACAGAAGCTGGAGCCAAAACACCCTCAACTACAAGGCATGAGCCAAGAACAGCTGGCACAGGTAGCAACCAACGCTACCAAGGAATTCACTGAGGCCTTCCTGG GGTGCCCGGCCATCCACCCCCGTTGCCGCTGGGGCGCAGCACCATATCGGGGCCTCCCGACGCCGCTGCAGCTGCCCCTCGGGTTCTTGTACGTACATCACACGTACGTGCCGGCGCCACCCTGCACGGATTTCGCGCACTGCGCCGCCGACATGCGCTCGATGCAACGCTTCCACCAAGATACTCGGGGTTGGGACGACATTGGCTACAG TTTCGTGGTAGGCTCAGACGGCTACGTGTATGAGGGCCGCGGCTGGCACTGGGTGGGCGCGCACACACGCGGCCACAACTCCCGCGGCTTCGGCGTGGCCTTCGTGGGCAACTACACCGCGGAGCTGCCGGCGAAGGCTGCGCTTCACATCGTGCAGGACGTGCTCCCCGGCTGCGCAGTGCGCGCTGGCCTCCTGCGGCCAGACTACCAGATGCTTGGCCACCGCCAGCTCGTGCGCACTGACTGTCCTGGGGACGCGCTCTTCGACCTGCTGCGCACCTGGCCGCGCTTCGCTGCG AATGTGAAACCCAGAACAGCCAGGAGGGCTTCTAGAAGATCCGGAAGGAAGCCACCTGCAATGATCCTGCCAGCCTCAGACCTCCAATAA